One genomic segment of Primulina tabacum isolate GXHZ01 chromosome 9, ASM2559414v2, whole genome shotgun sequence includes these proteins:
- the LOC142556459 gene encoding monothiol glutaredoxin-S5-like, translated as MEAVRKMAAEKPVVIFSKSSCCMSHTIWTLFSDFGVNLTVHELDKIPMGSEIEQALSTLGCNPTAPAVFIGGELVGGADEVMSLHLKRTLKPMLKKAGALWV; from the coding sequence ATGGAGGCAGTACGCAAGATGGCAGCTGAAAAACCGGTGGTGATCTTCAGCAAGAGCTCGTGTTGTATGAGCCACACGATCTGGACGCTCTTTAGTGATTTCGGAGTCAACCTCACTGTTCACGAGCTCGACAAGATCCCGATGGGTTCGGAGATCGAGCAAGCGCTCTCAACGCTCGGTTGCAACCCCACCGCGCCCGCAGTGTTCATCGGCGGCGAACTGGTGGGAGGAGCGGATGAGGTCATGAGTCTTCACCTCAAGAGGACCCTAAAGCCCATGCTCAAAAAGGCTGGCGCTTTGTGGGTCTAA